A region from the Variovorax sp. V93 genome encodes:
- a CDS encoding RICIN domain-containing protein yields MKIRYFLMAFLAPLVTLLTHAAITGVSPMTTLGNMAAAVSEAVADPLPLQGPGLGNLTYTSAELFKPVSMITSAAHPLDPAHSDAYESREVPATYPGRKDYGMNAGIMINGYFLTSFAPDSGLGPGGFLLYDVSNPRQIQLVKKIYEPEGRTKEFRETHSFGTAKIGGKTYVVLPSINGVEFWDFTDINDIQQVKKLALPGVNAGDYENVAWQLWWQAPYLYVASAGRGIFIVDARDPANAVVANRGAGKPNPVPTGELGNFRIGPIFTMGNHMVLTAMESNGGFASLDISDPLNPKVLDSIVGTTPFYYATCFDGRNLHVSTRGSGAKMYSYDLGDRSRFVAEDNRLVIDEQLYCATQDNYVIQGAQTRIHKVDVSNPLNHVEVGRGSILREDDPNFSHSDNGQVAMFGNLVFVGNDHGSGSGFVVHAVDPDTTRPEVKQVSPANGAKQQALTSRIGLGMTDNIRPESVNANTFIVRPVGGNTLAGTYSVQLGIINFHPEQPLSPGTSYEVFLPANGVKDYAGNAIGADYKSTFNTGNATDINLQHYWTLAGNLSDQIGSNNGTPVSGDAFESIGMNFANRTAGVPLKNDSVATVLGGTASLSFYMKTTQAGGANSWTAPGIFGRDQAGGADDVFWGWLDGNGRIKLSVGNDAGTASGAAVNDGNWHHVVLTRDAASGAQAVYVDGVKTTSTGLTGTKGLANKFQVLGQIQGNADLFKGTLAEVRVYSRVLSDTEVNTLRGQAIIGDPGIGGGPKIVNGQLVFNPATLGSSGAQFRWNFGDGTQTAYSTQPNYTYTYTRPGHYTVTLTVKDASGRETFYTYNLTVIMPVTARAPTHTTNIAGDANSVYSLNPDSGTVAAIDAQTLAKRWEVRVGDEPKTLAVGPDGRIWVTVQGEDKLVALSAADGSLSATVPLAYGSGPYGVAFTPDGAKGLLTLESKSVLMSFDPSNGATTGAVALEGNLRGIAVSSDAQVAYVTRFKSKMTGGQLHKVNLQSMSAMPAIALPVDTTTVDTESRARGVANYLSQVVISPDGRRAVLPSKKDNIVRGRFRDGVDLTHDQSVRSILSQVDLQAAAEVFDEQIDFDDRAPARAALFSPPGDYLFVAQMEGNRVAIVDPYSRTVRGEINASSAPHGLYLDAARKRLFVNNFLARSVSVHDVALVLSSESAAATFLQNVATVAQEPMAAAALRGKQVFYNASDRRMSKDNYISCASCHADGGDDGMVWDFTQRGEGLRRTISLQGRRGAGHGKMHWTANFDEVQDFENDIRNEFGGTGFLTNADFAATADPLGAPKAGKSAQLDDLAAYLSSLNKYMRSPARASDGSLSVEAARGQTVFNTAQCATCHTGGTFRDGLRHDVGTIQLSSGKGMNQPLAGLGFDTPTLSGTWNTTAFFHNGQAATLQDVLNSGHGNASSLPPTDVVALREYVRSLDTSPAVVTRLRSDLNPTMCVNIKGGSTASGTVAVQWPCGTASNERFTVTSITGGYVQLVAEHSGLCLAQNGTATTNAPVVQLACTVGNTAQWSLVGGTLRNRASGSCLDVPNGSTAQDTALITWTCNGGNNQNWTQLP; encoded by the coding sequence ATGAAGATCCGGTATTTCCTGATGGCGTTCCTGGCCCCGCTCGTCACATTGCTGACGCATGCGGCCATCACCGGGGTCAGCCCGATGACCACCCTTGGCAACATGGCGGCAGCGGTTTCCGAAGCCGTCGCCGACCCGCTCCCGCTGCAGGGGCCGGGCCTGGGCAACCTCACATACACATCGGCGGAGCTGTTCAAGCCGGTGTCGATGATCACGAGCGCGGCGCATCCGCTCGACCCGGCGCACAGCGACGCCTACGAGTCGCGCGAGGTGCCCGCCACCTACCCGGGCCGCAAGGACTACGGCATGAACGCGGGCATCATGATCAACGGCTACTTCCTGACCTCCTTCGCGCCGGACAGCGGCCTGGGCCCGGGCGGCTTCCTGCTGTACGACGTGTCGAACCCGCGCCAGATCCAGCTGGTCAAGAAGATCTACGAACCCGAGGGCCGCACCAAGGAGTTCCGCGAGACGCACTCCTTCGGCACCGCGAAGATCGGCGGCAAGACCTACGTGGTTCTGCCCAGCATCAACGGCGTCGAATTCTGGGACTTCACCGACATCAACGACATCCAGCAGGTGAAGAAGCTGGCGCTGCCCGGCGTCAACGCCGGCGACTACGAGAACGTGGCCTGGCAGCTCTGGTGGCAGGCACCCTACCTGTACGTGGCCTCGGCGGGCCGCGGCATCTTCATCGTCGATGCCAGGGACCCCGCGAACGCCGTGGTTGCGAACCGCGGCGCCGGCAAGCCCAACCCGGTGCCCACGGGCGAACTCGGCAACTTCCGGATCGGTCCGATCTTCACCATGGGCAACCACATGGTGCTGACCGCGATGGAAAGCAACGGCGGATTCGCGAGCCTGGACATCTCCGACCCGCTCAACCCCAAGGTGCTCGATTCCATCGTGGGCACCACGCCGTTCTACTACGCCACCTGCTTCGACGGCAGGAACCTGCACGTCTCGACGCGCGGCAGCGGCGCCAAAATGTACAGCTATGACCTGGGCGACCGCTCGCGCTTCGTGGCCGAGGACAACCGGCTGGTCATCGACGAGCAGCTGTACTGCGCCACGCAGGACAACTACGTGATCCAGGGCGCGCAAACGCGCATCCACAAGGTCGACGTGAGCAATCCGCTCAACCACGTGGAGGTGGGCCGCGGCAGCATCCTGCGCGAGGACGATCCGAACTTCTCGCATTCGGACAACGGCCAGGTCGCGATGTTCGGCAACCTCGTCTTCGTGGGCAACGACCACGGCTCGGGCAGCGGCTTCGTCGTGCATGCGGTGGACCCCGACACCACCCGGCCCGAAGTGAAACAGGTCTCGCCGGCCAACGGCGCGAAGCAGCAGGCCCTGACCTCGCGCATCGGCCTGGGCATGACCGACAACATCCGGCCCGAGAGCGTCAACGCCAACACCTTCATCGTGCGCCCGGTGGGCGGCAACACGCTCGCGGGCACCTACAGCGTGCAGCTGGGCATCATCAACTTCCATCCCGAGCAGCCGCTGTCGCCGGGCACGAGCTATGAAGTGTTCCTGCCGGCCAACGGCGTCAAGGACTATGCGGGCAACGCCATCGGCGCGGACTACAAGTCGACCTTCAACACCGGCAATGCGACCGACATCAACCTGCAGCACTACTGGACGCTGGCGGGCAACCTCTCGGACCAGATCGGCAGCAACAACGGCACGCCGGTGTCGGGCGACGCGTTCGAGAGCATCGGCATGAACTTCGCGAACCGCACCGCCGGCGTGCCGCTGAAGAACGACTCCGTGGCCACCGTGCTCGGCGGCACCGCCTCGCTGAGCTTCTACATGAAGACCACGCAGGCGGGCGGCGCGAACTCATGGACCGCACCCGGCATCTTCGGGCGCGACCAGGCCGGCGGCGCCGACGACGTGTTCTGGGGCTGGCTCGACGGCAACGGGCGCATCAAGCTGTCGGTCGGCAATGACGCCGGCACCGCCTCCGGCGCGGCGGTGAACGACGGCAACTGGCACCACGTGGTGTTGACGCGCGACGCGGCCTCCGGCGCGCAGGCGGTCTACGTCGACGGCGTGAAGACCACCTCCACCGGGCTCACGGGTACCAAGGGCCTCGCGAACAAGTTCCAGGTGCTGGGCCAGATCCAGGGCAACGCCGACCTGTTCAAGGGCACGCTGGCGGAAGTGCGCGTGTACAGCCGCGTGCTGAGCGACACCGAGGTGAACACGCTGCGCGGCCAGGCCATCATCGGTGACCCGGGCATCGGCGGCGGACCGAAGATCGTCAACGGCCAGCTGGTGTTCAACCCGGCCACGCTCGGCAGCAGCGGCGCGCAGTTCCGCTGGAACTTCGGCGACGGCACGCAGACTGCCTATTCGACCCAGCCGAACTACACATACACCTATACCCGCCCCGGCCACTACACGGTGACGCTGACGGTAAAGGACGCGAGCGGCCGCGAGACCTTCTACACCTACAACCTCACGGTGATCATGCCGGTCACCGCGCGGGCGCCCACGCACACCACCAACATCGCGGGCGATGCGAATTCGGTCTATTCACTCAACCCCGACAGCGGCACGGTCGCCGCCATCGACGCGCAGACCCTGGCCAAGCGCTGGGAAGTGCGCGTGGGCGACGAGCCGAAGACGCTGGCCGTGGGCCCCGACGGGCGCATCTGGGTCACTGTGCAGGGCGAGGACAAGCTGGTGGCGCTCAGCGCGGCCGATGGCAGCCTCTCGGCCACCGTGCCGCTGGCCTACGGCAGCGGCCCCTACGGCGTGGCCTTCACGCCTGACGGCGCGAAGGGCCTCTTGACGCTGGAGAGCAAGTCGGTGCTGATGAGTTTCGACCCGAGCAACGGCGCCACCACCGGCGCGGTCGCCCTCGAAGGCAACCTGCGCGGCATCGCCGTGAGCTCCGATGCGCAGGTGGCCTACGTCACGCGCTTCAAGTCGAAGATGACGGGCGGCCAGCTGCACAAGGTGAACCTCCAGAGCATGAGCGCGATGCCCGCGATCGCGCTGCCAGTGGACACCACCACGGTGGACACCGAGAGCCGCGCGCGCGGCGTGGCCAACTACCTGAGCCAGGTGGTGATCTCGCCCGACGGCAGGCGCGCGGTGCTGCCTTCGAAGAAGGACAACATCGTGCGCGGCCGCTTCCGCGACGGCGTGGACCTGACGCACGACCAGAGCGTGCGCTCCATCCTCTCGCAGGTCGACCTGCAGGCGGCCGCGGAAGTGTTCGACGAGCAGATCGACTTCGACGACCGCGCACCGGCGCGCGCGGCGCTGTTCTCTCCGCCCGGTGACTACCTCTTCGTGGCGCAGATGGAAGGCAACCGCGTCGCCATCGTCGACCCGTACAGCCGAACGGTGCGCGGCGAGATCAACGCGAGCAGTGCGCCCCACGGCCTGTACCTGGACGCGGCGCGCAAGCGGCTGTTCGTCAACAACTTCCTGGCGCGCTCGGTGTCGGTGCACGACGTCGCCCTGGTGCTGTCGTCGGAATCGGCGGCGGCGACCTTCCTGCAGAACGTGGCGACGGTGGCGCAGGAGCCGATGGCGGCCGCGGCCCTGCGCGGCAAGCAGGTGTTCTACAACGCCTCCGACCGGCGCATGAGCAAGGACAACTACATCTCCTGCGCGAGCTGCCATGCGGACGGCGGCGACGACGGCATGGTGTGGGACTTCACGCAGCGCGGCGAGGGGCTGCGGCGCACCATCAGCCTGCAGGGCCGGCGCGGCGCGGGCCACGGCAAGATGCACTGGACCGCCAACTTCGACGAGGTGCAGGACTTCGAGAACGACATCCGCAACGAGTTCGGCGGCACCGGCTTCCTCACCAATGCCGACTTCGCCGCCACGGCCGACCCCCTGGGTGCGCCCAAGGCCGGCAAGAGTGCGCAACTCGACGATCTCGCGGCCTACCTGAGTTCGCTGAACAAGTACATGCGCAGCCCGGCGCGTGCCAGCGACGGCAGCCTGAGCGTGGAGGCGGCGCGCGGCCAGACGGTGTTCAACACCGCGCAGTGCGCCACCTGCCACACCGGCGGCACCTTCCGCGACGGGCTGCGGCACGACGTGGGCACGATCCAGCTCTCGTCGGGCAAGGGCATGAACCAGCCGCTGGCGGGCTTGGGCTTCGACACGCCGACGCTCTCGGGCACCTGGAACACGACGGCCTTCTTCCACAACGGGCAGGCGGCCACCTTGCAGGACGTGCTGAACAGCGGCCATGGCAACGCATCGAGTTTGCCGCCAACGGACGTGGTAGCGCTGCGCGAGTACGTGCGCTCGCTGGACACGTCCCCGGCGGTGGTCACGCGCCTGCGCTCGGACCTCAACCCGACCATGTGCGTGAACATCAAGGGCGGGTCGACCGCGAGCGGCACGGTGGCGGTGCAGTGGCCCTGCGGCACTGCGAGCAACGAGAGGTTCACGGTGACTTCGATCACGGGCGGCTACGTGCAGCTGGTGGCCGAGCACAGCGGCCTGTGCCTGGCGCAGAACGGCACCGCGACGACCAATGCGCCGGTGGTGCAGCTGGCGTGCACGGTGGGCAACACGGCGCAGTGGAGCCTGGTCGGCGGCACGCTGCGCAACCGCGCCTCGGGTTCGTGTCTCGACGTGCCCAACGGCTCGACGGCACAGGACACGGCGCTGATCACGTGGACCTGCAACGGCGGCAACAACCAGAACTGGACGCAATTGCCCTGA
- a CDS encoding class I fructose-bisphosphate aldolase — protein MSKDKTARLNRLLTNGRCLDIALDHGVCNEPSFLDGLEDMPQVMDKLLAAGPDAIQLNYGQSDLLQDRPGRNKPALVMRIDMGNPYNATLHRVMWAQLQNEHDPVLPAVQRDAACVVVNLFMLPNEPDLFRQCVQNIARVRADCDRYGMPLMIEPLVMQSPTPGSRYQVDGDAEKIVTLVRLAREMGADIVKADPTGDPKDFHRVVQAARCPVLVRGGGREDLQQVFARSRVLLDQGAVGMVYGRNVYQHANPSAVVSALMAMIHRGASAEAAWALYESGGAT, from the coding sequence ATGTCGAAAGACAAGACAGCGCGGCTCAACCGCTTGCTCACCAACGGCCGCTGCCTGGACATCGCGCTGGACCACGGCGTGTGCAACGAACCTTCCTTCCTCGATGGCCTGGAAGACATGCCCCAGGTCATGGACAAGCTCCTGGCCGCCGGCCCCGATGCGATCCAGCTCAACTACGGCCAGTCCGACCTGCTGCAGGACCGCCCGGGCCGCAACAAGCCCGCGCTGGTGATGCGCATCGACATGGGCAATCCCTACAACGCCACACTGCATCGCGTGATGTGGGCCCAGCTCCAGAACGAGCACGACCCGGTGCTGCCCGCCGTACAGCGCGACGCGGCCTGCGTGGTGGTCAACCTCTTCATGCTGCCCAACGAGCCCGACCTGTTCCGCCAGTGCGTACAGAACATCGCGCGCGTGCGCGCCGACTGCGACCGCTATGGCATGCCGCTGATGATCGAGCCGCTGGTGATGCAGTCGCCCACGCCCGGCAGCCGCTACCAGGTCGACGGCGACGCAGAGAAGATCGTCACGCTGGTGCGCCTGGCGCGCGAAATGGGCGCCGACATCGTCAAGGCCGACCCGACCGGCGACCCGAAGGACTTCCACCGAGTGGTGCAGGCCGCGCGCTGCCCCGTGCTCGTGCGCGGCGGCGGGCGCGAGGACCTGCAGCAGGTGTTCGCGCGCTCTCGCGTGCTGCTGGACCAGGGTGCCGTCGGCATGGTGTACGGACGCAATGTCTACCAGCATGCCAACCCTTCCGCGGTGGTGAGTGCGCTGATGGCCATGATCCACCGCGGCGCGAGCGCCGAGGCGGCCTGGGCGCTCTACGAATCGGGCGGCGCGACGTAA
- a CDS encoding aldo/keto reductase codes for MKTMMKKTTLGPSGIECSAIGLGTWAMGGWMWGGGDNAAAVVAIQASLDAGVNLIDTAPAYGLGRSESIVGTALKGRRQEAVIATKCGLVWHTQKGTHFFEEDGHPVYRYLGRESIFHECEESLKRLQTDYIDLYITHWQDGTTPVAETMDALLALKKQGKIRAIGVSNVSPETLAEYLRHGPVDAAQERYSLIDREIEQTLAPLCSEHNVAVLGYSSLALGLLAGPIDPAREFKGDDQRASNPRFSEANRAKLKAFFEALDPLREQLGCSFGQMMIAWTIARGTVAVALCGARVRQQAIENAGAGAVELGDDALRLIDGAAKRHLGALA; via the coding sequence ATGAAGACGATGATGAAGAAGACGACGCTGGGCCCGTCGGGCATCGAATGCTCGGCCATCGGCCTGGGCACCTGGGCGATGGGCGGATGGATGTGGGGCGGCGGCGACAACGCGGCGGCCGTGGTGGCGATCCAGGCCTCGCTGGATGCGGGCGTGAACCTGATCGACACCGCGCCGGCCTACGGCCTGGGGCGTTCCGAAAGCATCGTGGGCACCGCCCTCAAGGGCCGCCGCCAAGAGGCCGTGATCGCGACCAAGTGCGGACTGGTGTGGCACACGCAAAAGGGCACGCACTTCTTCGAGGAAGACGGGCATCCGGTGTACCGCTACCTCGGCCGCGAGTCGATCTTCCATGAATGCGAAGAGAGCCTGAAGCGCCTGCAGACCGACTACATCGACCTCTACATCACGCACTGGCAGGACGGCACCACGCCCGTGGCCGAGACCATGGACGCGCTGCTGGCGCTCAAGAAGCAGGGAAAGATCCGCGCCATCGGCGTGAGCAACGTGAGCCCCGAGACGCTGGCCGAATACCTGCGCCACGGCCCGGTCGATGCGGCGCAGGAGCGCTACAGCCTGATCGACCGCGAGATCGAGCAGACGCTCGCGCCCCTGTGCAGCGAGCACAACGTCGCGGTGCTGGGCTATTCGTCGCTGGCGCTCGGGCTGCTCGCGGGGCCCATTGATCCGGCACGCGAGTTCAAGGGCGACGACCAGCGCGCGAGCAACCCGCGCTTCAGCGAAGCCAACCGCGCGAAGCTCAAGGCCTTCTTCGAGGCGCTCGATCCACTGCGCGAACAGCTGGGCTGTTCGTTCGGCCAGATGATGATCGCGTGGACCATCGCGCGCGGCACCGTGGCTGTCGCGCTGTGCGGCGCACGCGTGCGCCAGCAGGCCATCGAGAACGCGGGCGCCGGCGCGGTCGAACTGGGCGACGACGCGCTGCGGCTGATCGACGGCGCGGCCAAGCGCCACCTGGGCGCGCTCGCCTGA
- a CDS encoding ABC transporter permease: MNYPAQLDAGLAPRPSGGGPVKPANKFTSMREMGLLLIIAVMCVAMSFASPYFLTWDNVRAMLLSFSIEGIVVVGMTILLIVGGIDLSVGSVVCFAMVVTGKLFLMGVDPWIASLVAIGASGLVGAMIGGCVTRIGLNHFIASLAFMVIVRGLCLALTQGTPQSLFSLPAEFKFIGQGTLFGIPAVILIFVAIVVVSDFVLRRSTLLRRVFYTGSNEKAALYSGIRVGRVKFWVTVLCSASAGLAGVIYTARFGAATPTFGVGMELNVIAAAVIGGASLKGGSGTVLGAVLGLALLSVVTSSLILLDVSPYWQDVIKGLILLAAVTIDHLLNTRKTTR; the protein is encoded by the coding sequence ATGAACTACCCGGCACAACTCGATGCGGGCCTGGCACCGCGCCCATCGGGAGGCGGCCCCGTGAAGCCCGCCAACAAGTTCACGAGCATGCGCGAGATGGGCCTGCTGCTGATCATTGCGGTGATGTGCGTGGCGATGAGCTTCGCGTCGCCCTACTTCCTCACCTGGGACAACGTGCGCGCCATGCTCCTGTCCTTCTCGATCGAAGGCATCGTGGTGGTGGGCATGACGATCCTTTTGATCGTCGGCGGCATCGACCTGTCGGTGGGCTCGGTGGTGTGCTTTGCGATGGTGGTCACGGGCAAGCTGTTCCTGATGGGCGTGGACCCCTGGATCGCGAGCCTGGTGGCCATCGGCGCGAGCGGGCTCGTCGGCGCCATGATCGGCGGCTGCGTCACGCGCATCGGGCTGAACCATTTCATCGCCTCGCTGGCCTTCATGGTGATCGTGCGCGGGCTGTGCCTGGCGCTCACGCAGGGCACGCCGCAGTCGCTGTTCTCGCTGCCGGCCGAGTTCAAGTTCATCGGGCAGGGCACGCTGTTCGGCATTCCGGCCGTGATCCTGATCTTCGTGGCGATCGTGGTCGTGAGCGACTTCGTGCTGCGCCGCTCGACCCTGCTGCGGCGCGTGTTCTACACCGGCAGCAACGAGAAGGCCGCGCTCTACTCGGGCATCCGCGTGGGCCGGGTGAAGTTCTGGGTCACGGTGCTGTGCTCCGCATCGGCGGGCCTGGCCGGCGTGATCTACACGGCCCGCTTCGGCGCCGCCACGCCCACCTTCGGCGTGGGCATGGAGCTCAACGTGATTGCCGCCGCGGTGATCGGCGGCGCGAGCCTCAAGGGCGGCTCCGGCACCGTGCTGGGCGCGGTGCTGGGCCTCGCGCTGCTGTCGGTGGTGACCAGCTCGCTGATCCTGCTCGACGTCTCGCCCTACTGGCAGGACGTGATCAAGGGCCTGATCCTGCTCGCGGCCGTGACCATCGACCACCTGCTGAACACGAGAAAGACGACGCGATGA
- a CDS encoding sugar ABC transporter ATP-binding protein: MSTLLELRGISKRFGASRALSGVDFSLQAGEIHALCGENGAGKSTLMNIIDGIHRPDEGDILLNGEKVVIDGPAHAMRLGIGLVHQEIALCADATVAENIFMPEINAGRQAWMNYASLNARAARVLARLGQEIDPAALVSELSISSQQLVEIAKALTLDCKVLILDEPTAALTDNESAALFRVLHDLKTQGIGIIYISHRMAEIFTHCDRVTVLRDGRNVHCGPLSGLSADELVRRMVGRDLGNYYPPKQETTGSSEPVLEAVDIADGERVHGISFALQRGEILGIAGLMGAGRSELAETLCGLRAATQGTVRLNGKTLSIRKYSDALREGIAYLSEDRKAAGVFLDLPIAQNISSMALRRVSSGWGLLQRSAEHRLARELGARLKLKSDGVAIEVSSLSGGNQQKVAIAKLLATNPSVLLMDEPTRGVDVGAKSEIHHILRELANQGVGVIVISSELPEIIGLCDRALVIRDGRLAGELNSNEMTEEALLRLASGLSEQEMA; encoded by the coding sequence GTGAGCACGTTGCTCGAACTGCGCGGCATCAGCAAGCGCTTCGGCGCTTCGCGCGCGCTTTCGGGCGTGGACTTCTCGCTGCAGGCGGGCGAGATCCACGCCCTGTGCGGCGAGAACGGCGCGGGCAAGTCGACGCTGATGAACATCATCGACGGCATCCACCGTCCCGACGAAGGCGACATCCTGCTCAATGGCGAGAAGGTGGTGATCGACGGCCCGGCGCATGCAATGCGCCTGGGCATCGGCCTGGTGCACCAGGAGATCGCGCTGTGCGCCGACGCCACGGTGGCCGAGAACATCTTCATGCCGGAGATCAACGCCGGCCGGCAGGCCTGGATGAACTACGCCAGCCTGAACGCGCGCGCCGCCCGGGTGCTGGCGCGGCTCGGGCAGGAGATCGACCCCGCCGCCCTCGTGAGCGAACTGAGCATTTCCAGCCAGCAGCTGGTGGAGATCGCCAAGGCGCTCACGCTGGACTGCAAGGTGCTGATCCTCGACGAGCCCACCGCCGCGCTCACCGACAACGAGTCGGCCGCCCTCTTTCGCGTGCTGCACGACCTGAAGACCCAGGGCATCGGCATCATCTACATCAGCCACCGCATGGCGGAAATATTCACGCACTGCGACCGCGTCACCGTGCTGCGCGACGGGCGCAACGTGCATTGCGGGCCGCTGTCCGGCCTGAGCGCGGACGAGCTGGTGCGCCGCATGGTGGGGCGCGACCTCGGCAACTACTACCCGCCCAAGCAAGAGACCACCGGATCGTCCGAGCCTGTGCTCGAGGCGGTGGACATCGCCGACGGCGAGCGCGTGCACGGCATCTCGTTCGCGCTCCAGCGCGGCGAGATCCTCGGCATTGCCGGCCTCATGGGTGCCGGACGCAGCGAACTGGCCGAAACGCTGTGCGGCCTGCGCGCCGCCACGCAAGGCACGGTGCGCCTGAACGGCAAGACGCTTTCCATCCGCAAGTACAGCGATGCGCTGCGCGAAGGCATTGCCTACCTCAGCGAAGACCGCAAGGCGGCGGGTGTTTTTCTCGACCTGCCGATCGCGCAGAACATCTCGTCGATGGCGCTGCGGCGCGTGAGCTCCGGCTGGGGCCTCTTGCAGCGCTCGGCCGAACACCGCCTGGCCCGGGAACTGGGCGCCAGGCTCAAGCTCAAGTCGGACGGCGTGGCCATCGAGGTGTCCAGCCTGTCGGGCGGCAACCAGCAGAAGGTGGCCATTGCCAAGCTGCTGGCCACCAATCCGTCGGTGCTGCTGATGGACGAGCCCACGCGCGGTGTGGACGTGGGCGCCAAGTCGGAGATCCACCACATCCTGCGCGAGCTCGCGAACCAGGGTGTGGGCGTGATCGTGATTTCTTCGGAGCTGCCCGAGATCATCGGCCTGTGCGACCGGGCACTGGTGATCCGCGACGGCCGGCTGGCCGGCGAATTGAATTCCAACGAAATGACGGAGGAAGCCCTGCTGCGGCTGGCCTCCGGACTCAGCGAACAGGAGATGGCATGA
- a CDS encoding substrate-binding domain-containing protein, which produces MRRNFLKSAAAAGIGLAGTSAFAQSTPTAAATGLRGNASDVYVMNVMVSGVEYWFPVYEMMKQLGRTLGVRTRYTGTPEYDVNKQLASFEQELARKPAGILLHPMNPDPFIEPINRAVAMGIPVVTFAADSPNSKRASFVTSDNDREGTQAADAIAAALGGKGEYAVLENPGQDNHDRRIAAFVNRMKTKHAGMKLVGRAASNQDPSKAYQAVLSLAQANPNLGALFMPEANSALGAAQAKIESKKNIRVMCCDVNAKILDMIKAGDVFGAINPNQGMQGYMGMMMLFLARNPQLIDPMNDAKRNGTNPMSVPFLDNGLSVVSKANADDFYWDKYLARRGTKGIGE; this is translated from the coding sequence ATGAGGCGAAATTTCCTGAAGTCCGCTGCGGCCGCCGGTATCGGCCTGGCCGGCACCAGCGCATTTGCGCAGTCCACCCCCACGGCCGCGGCCACCGGATTGCGCGGCAACGCGAGCGACGTCTACGTGATGAACGTGATGGTGTCGGGCGTCGAATACTGGTTTCCGGTGTACGAAATGATGAAGCAGCTCGGCCGCACGCTGGGCGTGCGCACGCGCTACACCGGCACGCCGGAGTACGACGTGAACAAGCAGCTGGCCTCGTTCGAGCAGGAGCTGGCGCGCAAGCCCGCAGGCATCCTGCTGCACCCGATGAACCCCGATCCGTTCATCGAGCCGATCAACCGCGCGGTGGCCATGGGCATCCCGGTCGTGACCTTTGCGGCCGATTCGCCCAACTCCAAGCGCGCCTCCTTCGTCACTTCGGACAACGACCGCGAGGGCACGCAGGCAGCCGACGCGATTGCCGCGGCGCTGGGCGGCAAGGGCGAATACGCGGTGCTCGAGAACCCCGGCCAGGACAACCACGACCGCCGCATCGCGGCCTTCGTCAACCGCATGAAGACCAAGCATGCGGGCATGAAGCTGGTCGGCCGCGCCGCCAGCAACCAGGACCCGAGCAAGGCCTACCAGGCGGTGCTGAGCCTGGCGCAGGCCAACCCGAACCTGGGTGCGCTGTTCATGCCCGAGGCCAACTCGGCCCTGGGCGCCGCGCAGGCCAAGATCGAATCGAAGAAGAACATCCGCGTGATGTGCTGCGACGTGAACGCCAAGATCCTGGACATGATCAAGGCCGGCGACGTGTTCGGCGCCATCAACCCCAACCAGGGCATGCAGGGCTACATGGGCATGATGATGCTGTTCCTGGCCAGGAACCCGCAGCTCATCGATCCGATGAACGACGCCAAGCGCAACGGCACCAACCCCATGTCGGTGCCGTTCCTGGACAACGGCCTGTCGGTGGTCAGCAAGGCCAACGCCGACGACTTCTACTGGGACAAGTACCTCGCGCGCCGCGGCACCAAGGGAATCGGCGAGTGA